The following are from one region of the Paenibacillus bovis genome:
- a CDS encoding DUF896 domain-containing protein, which translates to MDIDVLIARINELARKKKDTGLTAEETIERDELRAVYLGNIRRNFRQQLDTIEWVEDAEDGTQGKR; encoded by the coding sequence ATGGACATCGATGTACTGATTGCACGTATTAATGAACTGGCACGCAAAAAAAAGGACACCGGTCTGACCGCAGAGGAAACCATTGAGCGGGATGAACTTCGTGCCGTCTATCTTGGTAATATCCGCCGCAACTTCCGTCAGCAGCTGGACACCATTGAATGGGTGGAAGATGCAGAGGATGGTACGCAGGGCAAACGCTGA
- a CDS encoding LysM peptidoglycan-binding domain-containing protein, producing the protein MLKYSTYKSIHNQPKQQEKPTVSTKNDTQHTSAAASEPRKTARIASSSIPSPSTEKGLTVDTWTYASEQTEDTHSQRSTSAKRKGVKKTLRQKTLNLIEMTVQKSKWKSSGRLLICILFASIVLYGGFQHLVIADEVPGNEQHVIVKSGDSLWAIASRYKSDETDIRDYVNEIRDHNQLVSTEIQSGDVLVIPHD; encoded by the coding sequence ATGTTAAAATACAGTACATACAAAAGTATACACAATCAGCCGAAGCAGCAGGAAAAGCCTACTGTTTCCACTAAAAACGATACTCAACATACATCTGCGGCTGCATCGGAACCTCGCAAAACAGCGCGAATCGCATCTTCCTCCATTCCATCACCGTCAACTGAAAAAGGGCTGACCGTGGATACATGGACGTATGCTTCCGAACAGACGGAAGATACCCATTCACAACGCAGCACATCTGCCAAGCGCAAAGGTGTCAAAAAGACGCTTCGCCAAAAAACGCTTAATCTGATCGAAATGACAGTTCAAAAATCAAAATGGAAATCCAGTGGACGTCTTCTGATCTGCATTTTGTTTGCTTCTATTGTATTGTATGGAGGTTTTCAGCATCTGGTTATTGCCGATGAAGTGCCTGGCAATGAACAGCATGTTATCGTCAAGAGCGGAGATAGCCTATGGGCGATTGCTTCCCGCTACAAATCGGACGAAACCGATATTCGTGATTATGTAAATGAAATTCGTGATCATAACCAGCTGGTTTCTACTGAAATCCAGAGTGGCGATGTACTGGTAATCCCTCACGATTAA